One genomic window of Notamacropus eugenii isolate mMacEug1 chromosome 6, mMacEug1.pri_v2, whole genome shotgun sequence includes the following:
- the LOC140512175 gene encoding uncharacterized protein → MTRPPQQRRGPLVGGAAAPPPPPVRGSGGEGGRRGDFGCPPGGVRGWSLDLQASCLRARTQDTASARGGEGDSLLEPEDTEAQVEEVCRGLPGGWGATVRRRPGPPARGGADGHAHRGSRGCCLEEGLARAGLETTPVALVGGGGMEGVGPVRRGPGPEGARSGGGPVWTGPASAAFDSDLGPRPAVVNGRQGLGLRLTSRRHRDSRTGPGTGPGLAAGEAEAEAGPKPCISVLVMNS, encoded by the coding sequence ATGACCAGGCCTCCTCAACAGAGACGAGGACCCCTGGTGGGTGGTGCtgcggccccccccccccccccagtgcgggggagtggaggagagggggggaggaggggggactTCGGGTGTCCTCCGGGAGGAGTGAGGGGCTGGTCTTTGGACCTCCAGGCATCTTGCCTTCGGGCAAGGACTCAGGACACGGCCTCGGCCCGCGGCGGAGAGGGTGACTCCCTACTCGAGCCCGAGGACACAGAGGCCCAAGTCGAAGAAGTCTGCCGAGGGCTCCCCGGGGGATGGGGGGCGACGGTCCGGAGGAGGCCTGGGCCCCCCGCCCGGGGCGGTGCGGACGGTCACGCCCACCGTGGTTCCCGGGGCTGCTGCCTGGAGGAAGGCCTGGCCAGGGCTGGTCTGGAGACCACGCCTGTTGCGCTTGTTGGAGGCGGCGGGATGGAAGGCGTAGGCCCGGTCCGGAGGGGGCCCGGTCCGGAGGGGGCCCGGTCCGGAGGGGGCCCGGTCTGGACGGGCCCGGCGTCAGCGGCCTTCGATTCTGACTTAGGTCCACGCCCGGCGGTGGTGAACGGAAGGCAGGGCTTAGGCCTCCGTCTCACCAGCCGCCGCCACCGCGACTCCAGAACCGGTCCCGGGACAGGTCCAGGATTGGCGGCGGGCGAGGCAGAAGCGGAGGCGGGACCCAAGCCGTGTATTTCCGTCCTTGTGATGAACAGCTAA